The proteins below come from a single Erysipelothrix piscisicarius genomic window:
- a CDS encoding M14 family metallopeptidase, with protein sequence MARLISTWNPVNLYEIHGFYNQFQIEPCSPTMSQTWSMICLLRMHSHKGRVWGVAITNNKSINSFQMPMRDYLKASDKGGYEWEPFDDMSSSYTPQYSMLHGVVAYTVEVPYGNEDATQAVKYALLNNGRYVGMHKAFYTNQLKGWDRGHKNIDADEIRPYYVNQQDEKVQKQISSVPVMKKIITSSWYYVIQWNRQCKNLRSIRDDGISLRNDVKVKVLGNEIDVKGITNPKGTMIVDLHQAKRNMANAALYNNIVIKNWTDLYSEPLTAFSELRGFDMDVITQVGAFESAEFTWLDAAPETTTHVDGKGEIVIVSNNSVASIKP encoded by the coding sequence ATGGCGCGTCTTATTTCAACGTGGAATCCTGTGAACCTTTATGAAATTCATGGTTTCTATAATCAATTCCAAATTGAACCTTGCTCACCAACCATGAGCCAAACGTGGAGTATGATTTGTTTATTGAGAATGCACTCGCACAAGGGAAGAGTTTGGGGTGTTGCGATTACAAATAATAAATCAATTAACAGTTTCCAAATGCCGATGCGTGATTATTTAAAAGCAAGCGATAAAGGTGGCTATGAATGGGAACCGTTTGACGATATGTCTTCAAGTTATACACCCCAATATTCGATGCTTCACGGTGTCGTTGCTTATACCGTTGAAGTTCCATATGGAAATGAGGATGCGACGCAAGCAGTTAAGTATGCACTACTCAACAATGGACGTTATGTGGGAATGCATAAAGCATTTTATACCAACCAATTGAAAGGTTGGGACCGAGGTCATAAGAATATTGATGCCGATGAAATTCGCCCATACTACGTAAATCAACAAGATGAAAAGGTGCAGAAGCAGATATCTTCCGTGCCCGTTATGAAGAAAATAATAACTTCTTCCTGGTATTATGTTATTCAATGGAACCGGCAATGCAAAAACTTACGCAGCATCCGAGATGATGGAATATCTTTACGTAATGATGTTAAGGTAAAAGTGTTAGGAAATGAGATAGACGTTAAGGGCATCACGAATCCTAAAGGAACCATGATTGTTGATTTGCATCAGGCAAAACGAAATATGGCCAATGCAGCACTCTACAACAACATCGTTATTAAAAATTGGACCGACCTCTATTCAGAACCGCTCACCGCATTCTCAGAGCTACGTGGCTTTGATATGGATGTGATCACCCAAGTTGGTGCCTTCGAAAGCGCAGAATTTACATGGCTTGATGCAGCACCTGAAACCACAACGCATGTTGATGGTAAGGGTGAAATTGTGATTGTTTCCAATAACAGTGTCGCTTCAATCAAGCCATAA
- a CDS encoding M14 family metallopeptidase, with product MEQVDLNIKTMLEDVFFIVVPAENADAAATNVRTNGNGFDLNRDNTYKHNQKHKPWRVLFQRGIL from the coding sequence ATGGAGCAAGTAGACTTAAACATTAAAACGATGCTCGAGGATGTGTTCTTTATCGTTGTGCCTGCAGAAAATGCGGATGCAGCCGCAACAAATGTTCGAACAAATGGTAATGGGTTCGATTTAAATCGTGATAACACTTACAAACACAACCAGAAACACAAGCCATGGCGCGTCTTATTTCAACGTGGAATCCTGTGA
- a CDS encoding chromate transporter, whose translation MKGSRIPGAVAATLGNVFPSIVIVLLLATIYYKFSDITIIQNVLDGLRPTVVALIASAGLTILITAFW comes from the coding sequence ATTAAGGGTAGCAGGATTCCAGGTGCCGTTGCGGCCACCTTAGGTAATGTTTTTCCTTCAATTGTAATTGTCCTTCTTCTTGCGACAATCTATTACAAGTTTAGTGATATCACCATCATTCAAAATGTTTTGGATGGACTAAGACCTACCGTGGTGGCTTTAATTGCTTCAGCGGGGCTTACAATCCTTATTACTGCGTTTTGGTGA
- a CDS encoding chromate transporter, translating into MQIGLVSFGGGYAALAPIQSQVVVGHGWLTMTEFTDLITISQMTLDPLR; encoded by the coding sequence ATGCAAATTGGTTTGGTAAGTTTTGGCGGTGGTTATGCAGCGCTTGCACCCATTCAAAGTCAAGTGGTCGTCGGTCATGGTTGGCTTACGATGACCGAGTTTACGGATTTAATTACAATATCGCAAATGACCCTGGACCCATTGCGTTGA
- a CDS encoding glycosyltransferase: protein MNNGIDLEQYEYNETKRKRLRKALNLDDQLVFGHIGRFNFQKNHKFLIEVFNEVVKTKPNAILALAGEGELFDDVKLQVKNFGIEDHVKFLGLRDDIPDVYKFSMSFAPSVLKGCHMCW, encoded by the coding sequence ATGAATAACGGAATTGATCTTGAACAATACGAGTATAATGAAACGAAACGAAAACGATTACGTAAAGCATTGAATTTGGATGACCAATTGGTATTTGGTCATATCGGTCGTTTTAACTTCCAAAAAAATCATAAATTTCTGATTGAAGTGTTTAATGAAGTCGTGAAAACAAAACCCAATGCAATCTTAGCACTAGCAGGCGAAGGGGAGTTGTTTGACGATGTGAAATTGCAAGTGAAAAATTTTGGAATTGAAGATCATGTTAAGTTCCTTGGATTAAGGGATGATATTCCGGATGTTTACAAGTTCTCGATGTCTTTTGCTCCTTCCGTTTTGAAGGGTTGCCATATGTGCTGGTAG
- a CDS encoding NADPH-dependent FMN reductase codes for MVGSLRKGSYNMMLGKHIQKRYADQMEIEILDIDVPNYNGDLDNPTDTPEKVKVMNQKIHDADAVFMITPEYNHGLSGVLKNAIDWASRTQPGLKNKAGLIASCSMGQTAGHEVI; via the coding sequence ATGGTTGGAAGTTTACGTAAAGGTTCTTACAATATGATGTTGGGAAAACATATACAAAAACGATATGCAGATCAGATGGAAATTGAAATACTAGATATCGATGTTCCAAACTATAATGGTGATTTGGATAATCCAACGGATACACCTGAAAAGGTAAAGGTTATGAATCAAAAAATTCATGATGCGGATGCAGTGTTTATGATTACGCCAGAATATAATCATGGATTATCAGGTGTATTAAAAAATGCTATTGATTGGGCAAGCCGTACGCAACCAGGACTTAAGAATAAAGCGGGTTTAATTGCTTCTTGTTCGATGGGACAAACGGCTGGGCACGAGGTTATCTAA
- a CDS encoding MATE family efflux transporter, whose product MNLKRFVGDKDFYKKALFIAIPLMLQQLISTSVNLLDNLMIGQLGDHALSGVATVNRYFIIAVFGTNGVIAASAVFMAQFFGARDKDHMKQTFRFSILTSMLIMSTFVILALLFPGNIIRFFVKDPKVIEQGMRYIYVCALAFIPNLFTLAIAGSMRATGDSKTPLVASVISMITNFCFNYCLIYGNFGAPRLGVLGGAIGTFIARCVELTFISYFLVTGNYAFKTRIRDMFDISKTLVKRITAKAFPLALNEVLWASGMALLLRFYATRGAEVISGYSIATTVSDMFFTMNAGMSVAITILVSQPLGANKLDEARENGYRLIGFGVLLNAVFGTLLLGSTFLIPKIYSVSAEAMWTAQTFLRIQAPLFSIYVINTTCYFILRAGDTRSTLLLDSGYMWCEFGCGGHCNLHNRLKHSLALYCRAIYRYLKNDACITICE is encoded by the coding sequence ATGAATCTAAAGCGATTTGTAGGCGATAAAGACTTTTATAAAAAGGCTTTATTTATTGCAATTCCGTTAATGCTCCAACAGCTTATCAGTACATCCGTAAACTTACTGGATAACTTGATGATCGGTCAGCTCGGGGACCATGCATTATCGGGTGTTGCCACCGTAAATCGTTACTTTATTATCGCTGTATTTGGAACAAATGGCGTGATTGCTGCATCAGCTGTATTTATGGCTCAATTCTTCGGAGCAAGAGACAAAGATCATATGAAGCAAACATTCCGTTTTTCAATTCTAACATCAATGTTGATAATGAGTACATTCGTCATCCTCGCATTACTTTTTCCAGGAAATATTATCCGGTTCTTTGTAAAGGATCCAAAAGTAATTGAGCAAGGTATGAGATATATTTACGTATGTGCGTTGGCGTTTATTCCCAACCTATTTACATTGGCCATAGCGGGCTCAATGAGAGCAACTGGAGATTCAAAAACTCCTCTTGTTGCAAGTGTTATTTCAATGATTACAAACTTTTGTTTTAATTATTGTTTGATTTATGGTAACTTCGGTGCACCACGTCTTGGTGTACTAGGTGGTGCAATTGGAACGTTTATTGCACGATGTGTTGAATTAACATTTATCAGTTATTTCCTTGTTACGGGAAATTATGCGTTTAAGACACGCATTCGTGATATGTTTGATATCTCTAAAACACTCGTAAAACGAATTACCGCCAAAGCCTTTCCCCTTGCTTTAAATGAAGTATTGTGGGCATCAGGAATGGCATTATTACTTCGTTTCTATGCAACCCGTGGAGCGGAAGTTATTTCTGGTTACTCGATTGCGACTACGGTTTCGGATATGTTCTTCACCATGAATGCCGGTATGTCTGTCGCCATTACCATTCTTGTTTCTCAACCACTTGGAGCTAATAAACTCGACGAAGCGCGCGAAAACGGGTATCGCCTTATTGGATTTGGTGTATTACTCAATGCAGTCTTTGGCACCCTGCTTTTAGGTTCCACGTTCCTTATACCGAAAATTTATTCAGTATCGGCTGAAGCGATGTGGACCGCTCAAACATTCTTGAGAATTCAAGCACCATTATTTAGTATCTATGTGATTAATACAACATGTTACTTTATTCTTCGTGCTGGTGATACACGTTCTACATTACTTCTGGACTCAGGGTATATGTGGTGTGAATTTGGTTGCGGTGGGCATTGCAACCTACACAACAGACTTAAGCATTCTTTGGCTTTATATTGTAGGGCAATCTACAGATATCTTAAAAATGATGCTTGCATTACGATTTGTGAATAA
- a CDS encoding DsbA family protein yields MELGVSVGLDAEGIKHAFESDEYGLSVRQDEQWAQMIGARGVPHFVIDDQVSLSGSTY; encoded by the coding sequence ATTGAACTTGGTGTCTCAGTTGGACTTGATGCAGAAGGCATCAAACATGCATTTGAATCTGATGAGTACGGATTAAGTGTTCGTCAAGACGAGCAATGGGCACAGATGATTGGTGCTCGAGGTGTTCCACACTTTGTAATTGATGACCAAGTATCCTTATCAGGATCAACCTATTGA
- a CDS encoding DsbA family oxidoreductase: MKVQVWSDFVCPFCYGKRHLEEAIKQLDKEIEVEFMSFELDQNYVDQPDLNIHEMLAQNITYPLMKHD; this comes from the coding sequence ATGAAAGTACAAGTATGGTCCGATTTTGTCTGCCCATTTTGCTATGGGAAAAGACATTTGGAAGAAGCAATAAAGCAATTAGATAAAGAAATTGAAGTAGAGTTTATGAGTTTTGAATTAGATCAAAACTATGTTGATCAACCGGATTTAAACATTCATGAAATGTTGGCTCAAAATATAACATATCCGTTGATGAAGCACGATTGA
- a CDS encoding nitroreductase family protein: protein MNNTIKQQLNHRTIRQFTDEPISQEIIDTLVSVAQATSTSNYMQSYSIISVTDKAKKKAIATIGAQPYIENVGHLFIL, encoded by the coding sequence ATGAATAATACAATTAAACAACAACTCAACCATCGTACCATTCGTCAATTTACGGATGAACCCATTTCTCAAGAAATTATTGATACGTTGGTTTCCGTCGCTCAAGCGACATCCACAAGTAATTACATGCAATCTTATTCAATTATTAGCGTAACGGATAAAGCAAAGAAGAAAGCAATCGCAACTATAGGCGCACAACCTTATATCGAAAACGTTGGTCACTTATTTATTTTGTGA
- a CDS encoding nitroreductase family protein, translating into MLAIESLGMGGYFRSILNDAQAIIDLLELPEYVFLYWDLVLLSESKPQLKPRMPQQLMHFENTYPNMDAITDAMRDYDETVTEYYDLRDANKRIDSFTNQIKQSMSRRHPDACS; encoded by the coding sequence ATGTTAGCTATTGAGAGCCTTGGCATGGGTGGGTATTTTAGAAGTATTCTCAATGATGCTCAAGCAATCATCGACTTATTAGAGTTGCCTGAATATGTTTTCCTGTACTGGGACTTGGTTTTGCTATCCGAATCAAAGCCTCAGCTCAAACCGCGAATGCCACAACAACTCATGCATTTTGAAAATACATATCCTAACATGGATGCAATTACCGATGCGATGCGCGACTATGACGAGACGGTTACAGAATATTATGACTTACGTGATGCAAACAAACGCATCGACTCATTCACAAATCAGATTAAACAAAGCATGAGTCGACGACATCCTGACGCATGCAGTTAA
- a CDS encoding LPXTG cell wall anchor domain-containing protein codes for MDRITVPIKNQVTVLRTERIQNQGFILPSTGIAVEYTVLLASGLVVLGFVLMLMNKRKTKISSVFKQELT; via the coding sequence ATGGATCGAATAACGGTTCCAATCAAGAATCAAGTAACGGTTCTGAGAACGGAACGCATTCAGAATCAAGGGTTCATCCTTCCATCAACAGGTATTGCAGTCGAGTACACCGTACTTCTTGCAAGTGGCCTTGTTGTTCTAGGATTTGTCTTAATGCTTATGAATAAAAGAAAAACGAAAATCAGTAGCGTATTTAAACAGGAACTGACCTAG
- a CDS encoding SdrD B-like domain-containing protein has translation MIRLENTSGSVESGERAVLVMDYVVDETPATAIGKLGKINDFMPFYSFDAGTVGVIGSRVGANLEIAEIKGLVFLDANKNGIMDGSEVGLGSKPVELLKKDTNGAYVSVKTMNTNADGTYAFGDLGNGDYQVNFNGVLGSNQMFTLKGQGNDGMKDSDVDVKGPNAGLVSSIDPTSTQSGQITVGVIDYDLTQLTVKFDKSSETVKAKKEIDLATTITPDFFNSIKESMTFTSSKESVAIVSSTGRVTGQAVGTADITVTVTDIYGNTASDTIQVTVTSNTPPVLTLQKIVADVEINTSVNLSDYIASVTDNEDGPIDPSNVVITPSTLDTSVLGAIQNVEYSVKDRDDNEVKQTIKFTTVDTLAPTIGSETLNAVNINNSSR, from the coding sequence ATGATTCGACTCGAAAATACAAGCGGATCGGTTGAAAGTGGAGAACGTGCCGTGCTTGTGATGGACTATGTTGTGGATGAAACACCTGCAACCGCAATTGGCAAATTGGGTAAAATTAATGACTTTATGCCATTCTACTCATTTGATGCAGGAACTGTTGGGGTCATCGGATCACGTGTTGGTGCTAATTTAGAAATTGCAGAAATTAAAGGTCTTGTATTCCTTGATGCAAACAAGAATGGGATCATGGACGGTTCAGAAGTTGGACTTGGAAGCAAACCCGTAGAACTTTTGAAAAAAGATACAAACGGAGCCTATGTTTCCGTGAAAACGATGAACACGAATGCAGATGGAACGTATGCTTTTGGTGATTTAGGAAATGGTGATTACCAAGTAAACTTCAATGGTGTATTAGGAAGTAATCAAATGTTTACACTAAAAGGCCAAGGTAATGATGGCATGAAAGATTCTGATGTCGATGTGAAAGGACCAAATGCTGGTCTTGTATCGTCTATTGATCCAACATCAACACAATCTGGACAAATTACAGTCGGTGTTATTGACTACGACCTCACGCAATTAACGGTTAAATTTGATAAATCATCTGAAACTGTTAAAGCGAAAAAGGAAATTGATCTTGCTACAACCATTACACCAGATTTCTTTAATTCAATTAAAGAATCAATGACCTTTACTTCAAGTAAGGAAAGTGTGGCAATTGTATCATCAACCGGTCGTGTTACTGGGCAAGCTGTAGGAACTGCAGATATCACTGTAACGGTTACTGATATTTACGGTAATACCGCAAGTGATACGATTCAAGTTACTGTTACAAGCAATACCCCTCCAGTCTTAACGCTTCAAAAAATCGTGGCGGATGTGGAAATTAACACATCGGTAAATCTTAGTGATTATATTGCGAGTGTTACGGATAATGAAGATGGTCCTATTGATCCTTCTAATGTTGTGATTACACCATCTACACTTGATACATCAGTATTGGGTGCAATACAAAATGTAGAATACTCGGTAAAAGATCGAGATGACAATGAAGTCAAACAAACAATCAAATTTACAACGGTTGATACATTGGCTCCAACCATTGGATCTGAAACGTTAAATGCGGTAAACATCAACAACTCAAGCCGCTAA